Below is a window of Candidatus Woesearchaeota archaeon DNA.
TAAAATTACTGGATTTAGGGTTTGTTCTGAAGGCAGGGTTAAAAGGATAACCGGTGCAGAAGTATCATTTTCAGAACCTATTTGAACTATACCTGATTCTAAGACTTCTAAGTTTATTAGTTTTAAACCTGAAATTGTTGAAATTGAACCAGTAATATTTCCTTTTGTGAATTCTGCAATATCATAAAGATTATTTCCTTTTGAATATTTTAAGATAATTTCTTTGTCTAAAATTTGAATAGATTCAACATTTCCTGGAAGTTCTAAACTAATTGATTTTTTTGAGCCAGGACCAAGAGAGTATAATCTATCTGCATTTGTTGCAATTGTTTTTATGAAATTTTCTGATTTTGAATAAGTGACATTTTCTGTTAAAGTAGTTGTAGCATAATAAATAATAGGAATTATAATAAGAAAAGCAACTCCCACTAACATTAAATATTCTACACTTACTTGGGCTTTTTTATTAAAATAAAACATCTAGCACCTCTTTAAGAATATAAAGTAATAAACCTATTAAATAGTTTTCCATATAAGACTACGCTCTTATCAATTCCGACCATCTGCGATAAGTCATAAAAAATGGAAATAAAGGTAAAGCTAATCCTTACATTCAATTTTATAAATAATTAATAATAGAAAATATGGGGATGTATAGCGAGGGGTGGATTTGAATTCGGCAGCAATATCCCCTATTGCTTCCACCGACCTCTGGGTCTCTCAGATAAGCTTATGAGCCCAGCGAACACTCCTAGCTGTTCTACCTCGCTATAATTAATAAATAAGTGGTACTTTTATAAAGGTTGCGCTGACTAAGTGAATTTAATCCTTTTTTAGAAATTCTTAAATAATACTGCTGATTATTTTTAAATATGTCTAGACAAAAAAGAGGAGATTCAAGTAGAGAGATTTTTCTTGTGCTGGGTTTGTTTTTATTTATTATAGGATTTTTCTTTTTACTTGAAAATAACTCCTTTTTTTTAAATTCAATAACGGGTTATACTATATTAGAAGTAAACTCTAGTTATATGGGTGGAAAAGATACTTATATTAATAATGGTACTGGCGGAGGTGGAGAATTATTTTATGAAAGAAATTTTGGGGGAGCAAATACATTTCAAGTAGGTAATGATTGCCCTGTGGGAAATTGTGCTATAGACTATGGTTTAATATGGTGGAATCTTACGGATATTCCGAGTAATGCAAGTATAGATGATGTTATGGTCAGTATATTCTGTGAAAGTAAAGTTGGACCTACGGCAACAGTTAATTTTACAATTCATCCTTTGTTACATTATTGGGAAGAAGGTACTGGATCAGATGTTATAAATTCAGATAGTGTGAATGGTTCAACTTGGCAAGAAGCATATTTTGGAAATAATCTTGATGATGGTGGGGCCGAAGATTGGCAAGCAAATGGTACTGGAATAGATGGTGTAGAAGCTGAGAGTCTTGCTACTTCAGAACATCAAAGTA
It encodes the following:
- a CDS encoding DNRLRE domain-containing protein; the protein is MSRQKRGDSSREIFLVLGLFLFIIGFFFLLENNSFFLNSITGYTILEVNSSYMGGKDTYINNGTGGGGELFYERNFGGANTFQVGNDCPVGNCAIDYGLIWWNLTDIPSNASIDDVMVSIFCESKVGPTATVNFTIHPLLHYWEEGTGSDVINSDSVNGSTWQEAYFGNNLDDGGAEDWQANGTGIDGVEAESLATSEHQSNGVAVWYNFNETKLKSYIQGWVNGSYENYGILIERTNSIIELEIEGVCQFTSNEGTNASNHPKILIDYTEIAPADIIFPGWTETAQNTTSTPSYG